Proteins from a genomic interval of Poecile atricapillus isolate bPoeAtr1 chromosome 1, bPoeAtr1.hap1, whole genome shotgun sequence:
- the MBTPS2 gene encoding membrane-bound transcription factor site-2 protease isoform X3, whose product MVFGIVAMFGSVILLGKTLLQTLTQMLTEAPKAQNDRMLQVVVPGVNLPVSQLTYFFSAILISGVIHEVGHGVAAIREQVRFNGFGIFIFIVYPGAFVDLFTTHLQLISPVQQLRIFCAGVWHNFVLGVASFMVLFLLPAILFPFYYTGVGALVTEVAEDSPANGPRGLFVGDLVTNLQDCPVYNVEDWNSCLGDISEKSQVGYCVSAATLQQLSFPARVYRRLDGTVECCSNNSLTDICFSYSSKLDSHLYACLPARKVIEASKVCRTNMDCHKDFVPSFCVTPSLENQTRLIRVKHPPHIDMLYVGHPMHLQYTVSLSSFVPRQNFLSIDLPVVIETFCKYLISLSGALAVINAVPCFALDGQWILNSFLEATLSSLIVEKHNRELLGFLILLAGSALLAANVALGLWMVTAR is encoded by the exons GTGCCTGGTGTCAATTTGCCGGTCAGCCAGCTGACCTATTTCTTCTCTGCAATCCTCATCAGTGGTGTGATACATGAAGTCGGCCATGGGGTGGCAGCTATTCG agaACAAGTACGATTtaatggatttgggatttttatctTCATTGTCTATCCTGGAGCTTTTGTTGACCTCTTCACAACTCACTTGCAGCTGATATCTCCTGTCCAGCAGTTAAGGATATTTTGTGCAG GGGTGTGGCATAATTTTGTTCTTGGTGTTGCCAGTTTCATggtgctgtttctgctgccagccattcttttccctttctattACACGGGTGTTGGAGCACTTGTCACTGAGGTTGCAGAG GATTCTCCTGCCAATGGACCGCGAGGTCTTTTTGTGGGAGACCTTGTCACTAACCTACAAGACTGCCCAGTTTATAATGTGGAAGACTGGAATTCCTGTCTGGGAGACATCTCAGAGAAGTCACAGGTCGGCTACTGTGTAAGTGCAGCCACCCTACAGCAATTAAGCTTTCCAGCTAGAG TCTACAGGAGACTTGATGGCACAGTTGAATGTTGTAGTAACAACAGCCTCACAGACATTTGCTTTTCATACAGCAGTAAGTTGGACAGCCATCTG TATGCCTGTCTGCCAGCACGAAAAGTTATTGAAGCCAGCAAAGTTTGTCGAACCAACATGGACTGCCATAAGGACTTTGTTCCAAGCTTTTGTGTGACTCCTTCTTTGGAGAACCAAACAAGGCTAATCAGGGTAAAGCATCCACCCCATATTGACATGCTCTATGTAGGACACCCCATGCATCTTCAGTACACAG taagTCTCAGCAGTTTTGTACCACGACAAAACTTTCTAAGTATCGATCTGCCTGTGGTGATAGAGACATTTTGCAA GTACCTCATCTCACTATCAGGAGCATTGGCAGTTATCAATGCTGTACCCTGCTTCGCTTTGGATGGTCAGTGGATATTAAATTCCTTCCTGGAAGCCACACTGAGCTCCCTAATTGTAGAAAAACATAACAGAGAGCTTCTTGGCTTTTTGATTTTGCTTGCTGGTAGTGCACTTTTGGCTGCCAATGTTGCACTGGGACTTTGGATGGTGACAGCACGATAG